The following are encoded in a window of Planctomycetota bacterium genomic DNA:
- a CDS encoding pantoate--beta-alanine ligase — MKIITTLKSIRTEINRARRKGLMIGFVPTMGALHQGHLELMRQAKKDNDLVVISIFVNPLQFGPKEDFKRYPRNLKGDAKLAKTAGVDIIFAPTVKAMYHNTSTFVDMSNLTDKLCGQSRPGHFRGVMTVVTKLLNIVQPDVAYFGQKDFQQALIIRKMARDLDMNLEIKTLPTVREPDGLAMSSRNKYLSVPERYYAQRLYRSLLKAKELIISGEKDCRKIRDAMLAVIKTIPGSRIDYVEIADPETLKTIEKIKKGHTLIALAVYAGKTRLIDNILC, encoded by the coding sequence ATGAAAATAATCACCACGCTCAAAAGCATCAGGACAGAAATCAACCGGGCCAGACGCAAGGGATTAATGATTGGTTTTGTGCCGACCATGGGGGCATTGCATCAGGGACACCTGGAACTGATGCGGCAGGCAAAGAAGGATAACGACCTGGTGGTCATCAGCATATTCGTCAACCCGCTCCAATTCGGGCCCAAAGAAGATTTCAAGCGCTATCCCCGTAATCTCAAAGGTGATGCCAAATTGGCCAAAACGGCCGGAGTAGATATCATCTTTGCACCGACTGTAAAAGCAATGTATCATAACACCTCTACCTTCGTTGACATGTCTAACCTGACCGATAAACTCTGCGGCCAGTCCCGGCCCGGTCATTTCCGGGGTGTGATGACCGTGGTGACCAAGTTATTAAATATTGTCCAGCCGGATGTCGCCTATTTCGGACAGAAGGATTTCCAGCAAGCGCTGATTATAAGAAAAATGGCCAGAGACCTGGATATGAATCTTGAGATAAAAACCCTGCCCACGGTCCGCGAACCGGACGGATTGGCCATGAGTTCACGCAATAAATACCTGAGTGTGCCAGAACGATATTATGCCCAGCGCCTTTACCGGTCATTGCTCAAGGCAAAGGAATTGATTATATCGGGCGAGAAGGACTGCAGGAAAATCCGAGATGCCATGCTGGCCGTCATCAAAACCATCCCCGGCAGCCGGATTGACTATGTGGAAATCGCAGACCCGGAAACGCTTAAAACTATAGAAAAGATAAAAAAGGGGCATACGCTTATTGCCCTGGCCGTATATGCAGGTAAGACCAGGCTGATAGATAATATTTTATGCTAA
- the folK gene encoding 2-amino-4-hydroxy-6-hydroxymethyldihydropteridine diphosphokinase, whose product MITAYIALGSNLGDKQQNIKIAIRSIKQIKDTRVTGVSGIYRTPAEGNIQQPNYINAVIEMKTSLSAIALLKESSRIEKTLGRVRINDRLLPRTIDLDILLYGQKIYRLPHLTIPHPRMHKRRFVLEPLCELAPELMHPVLNKPICALLKKL is encoded by the coding sequence ATGATAACCGCCTATATTGCTTTGGGTTCCAACCTGGGTGATAAGCAACAGAATATCAAAATAGCCATCCGCTCTATAAAACAAATAAAAGACACCCGGGTCACAGGCGTTTCCGGGATTTACCGGACGCCGGCTGAAGGCAATATCCAGCAGCCTAATTATATCAATGCGGTAATTGAGATGAAAACATCGCTGTCCGCAATAGCCCTGCTAAAGGAATCATCACGGATAGAAAAGACACTGGGCCGGGTCAGGATTAACGACAGATTATTACCCAGGACCATTGACCTGGATATCTTACTGTATGGACAAAAAATATATCGCCTGCCACATCTGACCATACCGCATCCGCGGATGCACAAACGCAGATTTGTCCTGGAGCCGCTCTGCGAGCTGGCCCCGGAATTGATGCACCCGGTGCTGAATAAACCGATATGCGCTTTGCTAAAAAAACTGTAA